ACATCTTCCTCGGCATGACCGAGGCGCCGCTGATGGTGCGGCCGTACCTGCCGAAGATGTCCCGCTCGGAGTTCTTCGCGGTGATGACCGGCGGCCTGGCCACCGTGGCGGGCACCGTGATGGTCGGCTACGCGATGCTGGGCGCGAGCCTGGACCACCTGATCGCGGCCAGCTTCATGGCCGCGCCCGCCGGCCTGCTGATGGCCAAGATCATCATGCCGGCGAGCAAGGAGCCGGAGACCGAGGAGGCCGACGCGCCCGGCGCGGCCAAGGCCGACTCCGCCGAGGGCGAGGAGCCGGTGACCGAGGCCGTGGAGGACAAGCCGCGCAACGTCATCGACGCGGCGGCCTCCGGCGCCTCCGACGGCCTGAAGCTCGCGCTGAACGTCGGCGCGATGCTGTTCGCGTTCATCTCGCTGATCGCGCTGGTCAACCTGATCGTCGGCGGCGTCGGCGGGCTGTTCGGGCTGGGCGACCTGACGCTGCAGCAGATCCTGGGCTACGTGTTCTCGCCGCTGATGTGGGTGATCGGCGTGCCGTGGGACGAGGCGGTGTCCGCGGGCAGCTTCCTCGGCCAGAAGCTCGTGCTCAACGAGTTCGTCGCGTTCGCCGACTTCGGCCCGCAGATCGCCCAGTTCAGCGAGAAGAGCGCGGTCATCATCACCTTCGCGCTCACCGGCTTCGCCAACCTCGGTTCGCTGGGCATCCTGCTCGGCGGCCTGGGCGGCATGGTCCCGTCCAAGCGCGGCTGGATCGCCCGCGACGGGGTCCGCGCGATCATCGCCGGCACCCTGGCGAACCTGCTCAGCGCCGCCATCGCGG
The genomic region above belongs to Saccharopolyspora antimicrobica and contains:
- a CDS encoding NupC/NupG family nucleoside CNT transporter translates to MHVQVLWGIGGMLVVLLIAFAMSTNRRAINPRTVLGALAIQILFAFVVLRWDLGKQALSAVSGAVQKVLDSSKEGIEFMVGPILPTEGTVVAFQVLPIIVFISALTAVLYHWNILQWVVRIIGGGLQKLLGTTKPESLNATANIFLGMTEAPLMVRPYLPKMSRSEFFAVMTGGLATVAGTVMVGYAMLGASLDHLIAASFMAAPAGLLMAKIIMPASKEPETEEADAPGAAKADSAEGEEPVTEAVEDKPRNVIDAAASGASDGLKLALNVGAMLFAFISLIALVNLIVGGVGGLFGLGDLTLQQILGYVFSPLMWVIGVPWDEAVSAGSFLGQKLVLNEFVAFADFGPQIAQFSEKSAVIITFALTGFANLGSLGILLGGLGGMVPSKRGWIARDGVRAIIAGTLANLLSAAIAGILVA